The Oncorhynchus mykiss isolate Arlee chromosome Y, USDA_OmykA_1.1, whole genome shotgun sequence genomic sequence tgtgtttcggcagcagggactgggagactagtcagaaatgagggaaagatgaatggagcaatgtacagagagatccttgatgaaaacctgctccagaacgctcaggacctcagactaggcgaaggttcaccttccaacaggacaacgaccctaagcacacagccaagacaatgcaggagtggcttcgggacaagtctctgaatgtccttgagtggcccagccagagcctggactcgaacccgattgaacatctctggagaggcgctccccatccatcctgacagagcttgagaggatctgcagagaggaatgggagaaactccccaaatacaggtgtgccaagcttgtatgtatatgtatacatatatatatgtatttttttatataaatgtgcataaatgtctaaaaaacattttttctttgtcattatggggtattgtgtgtagattgatgaggagatttaaaaaataaaaaataaacactttaGAATAAcacaatgtgggaaaagtcaaggggtgtgaatactttccgaatgcactctataTCAGTCTTCACCTCTCCACCTGACGGCTGATGTGTGGTGAGCGTTCTGACACAAAAAGGGTTGCCGTGCATCACTGAGGTGGATGCTACATATTGATGGCGAATGAGGTGAATTTTTCTCTGCTATATAAAGCACTTTGAGTACCTCAGTTGGTAGAAAAGAGctatataaatccaatcaatatattatttgtatacgatcacatacactgccattcaaaagtttggggtcacttagaaatgtccttgtttttgtaaagaaaagcatttttttgtccattaaaataacatcaaattgatcataaatacagtctAGAcaaaaatgactattgtagctggaaacgccTGATTTTTAATAGAATAGGCGtaggcgtacagaagcccattatcagcaaccatcactcctgtgttccaatggcacgttgtgttagctaatccaagtttataattttaaaaggctaattgatcattagaaaacccttttgcaattatgttagcacagctgaaaactgttgttctgatttaaagaagcaatgaaaCTGTCCTtcgttagactagttgagtatctggagcatcagcatttgtgggtttgattacaggctcaaaatggccagaaacaatgtcctttcttctgaaactcgtcagtctattcttattctgagaaatgaaggcgagaaattgccaagaaactgaaccTCTCGTACACCGCTGTGCACCaaatacattagtgtctagtttgagaaaccgacgcctcacaagtcctcaactggcagctttattaaatagtaccagaAAAACACCAGTCTCGTGAAGAGGcgtctccgggatgctggccttctaggcagcgcTACTCTCCAGTGTCTATGTTCttctgcccatcttaatcttttatttttattggccagtctgagatatggctttttctttgcaactctgcctagaaggccagcattccggagtcgcttcttcaatgttgatgttgagactaggGATTTGCGGGTagtatttcatgaagctgccatttgaggacttgtgaggtgtctgtttctcaaactagacactaatgtacttgtcctcttgctcagttgtgcaccggggcctcccactcctctttctatcctggttagagacagtttgcgctgttctgtgaaaggagtagtacacagcgttgtacgagatcttcagtttcttggcaatttttcgtatttctgataaatttgatgttaatTCAATTTCTAATcgtccccaaacttttgaacggtagtgtgtctttctattatgcgtgggaatagtTGGGGACAGATTTCTGAAATTAAAACatcttggagctgatttcctggtgtttttacagtcttacgTCAACAATGAAAATATCTCCCCCACTCAAAAAATCTCTGAAAACTTGGACAAAATTCAAACCGCTGACCACTAGTTGCTGAAAGTCTTCCCACCATCAAATATTGTAGCGTGAGGAAATCTAATTATGGGTTGGGCCGAATTATTCTAATTTTCTCAATAAatgtttctgttcccaaaactagaatatgtTACAAACACAGTGCATTACGTTTTATAGACTTGACGTTTTgccaaagttgtaaaaaaaattgcgtTGTTTAGATGGAGTGCAAGGTGGAATTGAGTTTGTGTACACGCGCACTTCACATAagaggcgttccctaacggaaatatgcaaataaatgatACAACGCACCAATAGCCGTTGCCAAAATCATTGCTTGTTCTGCTCACTATGCTTCATTTGCTcccactgtaacacacacagacacagattaactaccttgggttagttataaatatGTTGTATTATGTTCGACTCACCAACCGGATATGAGTTATGTCAATGTTTAACATCCTGTCCACGTGTCCGGGAAAACGAGTGgagagtttattttattttgtgaaaTAAGCAATGGAGGCTGAGGACCTTTACATCAAACCAGGTATTTTCTGTCCAATTGAATGCTTCTACTGTGTTAATTTATCTAGAATATGTAATTACATACATGTTGGTGGTATTAGTTTACTGCAACTCTACTATGGTGAGAACTTAGTTTGAAGACATACTAGCAGAAGCAAGCTAGTTTGAtagtgtgttagctagctagctaacaaagttATGACTTTTTGAATATGCTTTTGCCTTTACTTAATTTACTTAATGCTCTTCACCTTAGTTGTCTCCCCAGTGCTTTATGGCATCTAGTTTGAGTATGACTACTGGTCCGTCACATTATGTTGGTGACGATTATAAGCAGTTTTGATCACGTGTATGACTGAATGTGTACTACAAGCTAACTGGTTAATAGTTTTTTTCATCCATCTCTTATCATCTTCTGATTGGTCTTTTGAAATAAAACTCACTGGCTTTATTACCCAAGGTAACCAGGAGCGGGGCTGGAATGACCCTCCACAGTTTTCCTACGGTTTGCAGAcagcagcacaaggtgcacccaAGAGGACCCCTCTCAACAAGAGAGTGCCCCCACCTCAACTCACTGGATCCCCCAGTACGTTCTCTAGACTGTCGGAAAGAAATGTATATATTCACACCGTGAACATGTTTAGAAATCCATTAATCTTTGGGAGTATCTTGGTACTTTTATGTCTACTCAGGGGCTGTGTGATTGTCTTTCTGATGTCTGGACTTTCCCTAGAATGTCAGAGGAGATGATGAATCATCCTGGTTCTATTTATCCACAGTAGTGGTGCGGGGTCCTCTGTTTGTTCACCTGGCCGCAATTGCCAGCAACCCATCCGCAACCGACCGACtgactatatgtgataaagtgaaaatcccAACCCTAACTCTAGAATAGGCGCTATAGGCTACAGTCAGACTGCAGAACAATTTTTTGACATGGGGTGCAGGATTCTGTTTTGCCTGATTTAGATACGTTTCTGGTTATAATTTCAGACATTTTGGTAGCTATTTGTTAGTCCATTTTTCTATAATTAGATGCATGTAGCTCCTCTTTTGTCATATGTTGCCCAAGAAGATTAATTAAACCCTTGCTCAACAGAATAATGTAATAGatcgatagaatgaatgcttcgATCTAGTTGACATTGGTAAAATTCTGTCATCTTTCACGGAGCAAAGATGTTTAGGGACTGGGTAGAAAATACAATAAAGCAAAAACAAACAGGAAAgattttctgttcaaaatgtccaaatgacatcagtttgactGGTTGTAAGGAAAAAGAAAGCTGAAAACCACCCAAtgtgtttctgataagatttcaaaATATTGCAtgttttatgtggttgaaatgcTATCAGCTATTATTATACTTTGATGATGAAGACAGCACCTCTACAGTTCGTATCTCTGAGCAttgcattctctcaagatgcagaaataaatcatatttctTCACTCTTGTTCCCAAGTCCAAATTTTGCCTACATTTGGTGTATAATTTTACACCAATAAATgcataattctgcaggagttatcATTAAGGCTGTAGCCCTACTCACATGGGACTAGTATTACTACAGAACGTTGGTTATGTATTTATTTCCCAGAATGTCTGTTATTTCAGAGGATGAGTCGGATGGGATACGTTTTTTTTGCTCTCTAaatctacttttttttttttttttcacgacAGTTGACAGAAGACTGGAAGTTTTTTTTTTCTAGTTGTGATGCTATTTGAACAAGTCCAGGCAGTAACAGGCTACACTGATAACTCAAGCTTGGTTTctaaaccataccaaaccatcATTGGTATAGTGTCGCCATAATATTTGAATTGAGGAAGTGTGATCGTAGTCATTATGATATTTTAGGCTATGGAGGAGAAAGTGAACTTGTTCCAAACGTTTAGCTCAGTTGTATGCTGCTTTGCCATCTATTAACAGCAAGGGTAGCATCGTTGTTTTATGATGCATTCGGCGACGTTCAATTCATTTCGAACAAAACGCAtaggggcgacagggtagcctagtggttagggtgttggactagtaaccggaaggttgcaagttcaaatccccaagctgacaaggtacaaatctgtcgttctgcccctgaactggcagttaacccactgttcctagtccgtcattgaaaataagaatttgttcttaactgacttgcctagttaaataaaggtaaaagaaagaaagaaaagcattCCCTGTGAAAGTTGATACATGTAGGCCCTTCATATGACTATGCGCGGCACTTCGTTCAATTTATCCAATCAGTTATTGTTTTCTTGCTTAAACTGTGAGCAACACCTGTAAAACCCAGACATTTCTCTTAAAACACAGGGATGTCGATTCACACAGGACTAGTATTATCAGGtctttggagtttgccaaaaaacaGATGATTATTCTGGTTAGTCAATGTACAAATGTAattttccatttaacccatctaaacagtaggctacagtttccttgacatgccataggcctatttgaagtcccgTCTTGTAACTGTCAAATTTGTATAgtgcctcacaatcatcacacataacagCCGTCACTACTATCATCCGCTTTCCTCCcttcaccaaatctttcccaaacattacttttctgtccctcccttctctttattttcaactctcctttCGCAACTTTTGTCTTATTGAATTAAACCTCAGATATAACTGTGGCTTGAGTCACACCGCGCATCACTAATCCACAGGTCCGGTCCCAGGAACTTCTCCAACCTCAACAGTTCCAATGACTCCTCCTACCAACCCACTGGCCCCTCCTCCATGTAGTATGAACACGCCCCCTCGGCCATGTCAGGTTGCAGCCCCTCCTGTTGGTGGGGTGATGATGATGGCCACATCTCCACCACCTTGCCATGTGGTAGCGCACACAGAGTCTGCCAGTGACCAATCAGAAAGTGAGCCAGATGTCGACGACGTAGTTACTCTTCTCAACTGGGCACTGACAGCTTGTCGACACACAGTCAAAGTAAGAAGGATTTCTCTATCTCTAGAATTCCCAGCCACAGTTGACACACCATTTACAAATAGCAttgtgtatgtagttctgtcattTCTGTTAACCCAAAACTAAAATCGAGTGTAATTTTTGTCTGATGTCATCTGGCCATGAGAAATTTGTAGCTCTGTTATTGTGTACAGGGTGAAATGACACTCACTGCTTTACCAACCAAAATGCTGAATGTTTGACATGTGCCCCTTGCAGAAACAGGTGTGTGACGATGTGGCAAAGCGCTTGAAGCTCTTTGAGGACATGTGGAGGTCTGGGAAGTTGTCACTTCCTGTTAGACGAAGAATGAATGGACTGGTGCAAGGTAGGAGAACCTGTTCACTTTGATAGATGTCATGTTTCTGCTGAGGAAATATACATGGGTCAATAAACAGCTCACCCATTTAAATGAAAGAAATTATTTGAAATGAGCCAAAACGCATCTGTGCTGCTCCTGTCTTTATGCTCCTGTCAGAGTTGAAGAGCTGGAACTGGGACGCTGCTGATGAAGTCCATCGGGCTCTGATGGTTGACCATGTTAACGAGGTCAGTCAGTGGATGGTGGGGGTCAAACGTCTCATCGCTGAAACGCGCAACTTGAACTCAGATCTTCTGCACAGACAGGAGGTAGACCGGAGTCTAGACACCAGCAGCACCGCTAACTCTAACTAGATCAATAATTACACTTGTGGAACTTTTTTATTAGGTTGTGGCATCCTGAGGCCTCTCGGTCGTCCTTATGAAAACCGTTGAAATTCTTAACTTTTAGTCTAACTCTTGTCTTTTGATTTTGCAAATATTTTGACATGGGTTTCCTGTAGTTATGCAATatgcatatattttttttttaattattttttaacaTTCTATGAATTGCATTTGATCGCAGTGTCGATTGCTATTACCGAGATCCACCCATTCAGACAGTACAAAGAGAGCTTTTATCAAAACAATTTTTATGACGACACTGTTTACGTTTGGTAGTCTTTCCTTGTCGTGTCTTGTTTGATTTACGGTGCTTATATCAAAGATGGCAGTAATACCATGTTTATTTTGGCCATTCTCTGGTGTATAGTCTCCCTTGGACAGCCTTGTAAAAAATTATTTTTCTGGAGCTGGGACTAAGATCACTTTATTCACCCAATTGTACACGGTACTATGTATTATTCCTGATGCATGAGAAAGCTTAACACTTGACAGTTTTCAATGACCTCTCATCCCCCTGTGTGCTGTACATAATCATAAGAGCAAAAACTACAATAACAATGTAAAAGCCATCATCTGCTTATGTTGGCAGTGGCATTGCACTTTAAGATGGACCATACATGAGAAGACAAAATAAATCAGATTTGTGGTGAAAGTAATCCCTgttttgtttttatacatttagTTATGTATCAGGTAAGTTAATGAATTTGATCGCAGACTGctgtttctgtctgttctgtAGTTAGACAATGAGGATGTTCCAGCTTTTCATACGGGTTGGTCTTCCTCCATAGAGACAGATGCCAGGAGAAGCCACAAACTCTCACCAATAGGTGGCGTTTTAGGCCTATTTATCACTGGTGACCGTGTTGAATGGAGCTAGGATTTCTAGAGAAACTTGGGCACTTTATGAGATGGGTGGAAACAAGATTTTCAGTTTTCATTTTATAGACATGAGGTGTGGCTTCTTTTTGACCATGTGAGAACTGTGATGACGACAACAACAACGTTGTTTATTGTTGCTAAGTGAGAGTAATTAATGTGAACTCATTACGAATAATGTCATACATCTGAAAATTGCCCCAGTCGACATATGAAAGATTTGGCGCATGTTTGTGAAAAGAATATGTTGGAGTAAGGTCTGAATGTTTTAATCAAGTGGTAATGGAGCTTAAAGGAGGAGAGATTGCTGATTCAGATCTCCTGTGCTTTATTGGAGAGAGTGCGATTACATGTTGGCATGGTCGAGGTTTTGTTCAGTACAATCTGTGTTTACTGATTCCCAATACTGTATCTCTGTGGTACTGAATAACCTGATGCCTGGGTTGGGACTaatactgtatctctctgtgGTACTGAATAACCTGATGCCTGGTTTGGGACTAATACTGTATCTATGTGGTACTGAAGAACCTGATGTCTGGGTTGGGACTaatactgtatctctctgtgGTACTGAAGAACCTGATGCCTGGTTTGGGGTTAATACATTATCTCTGTGGTCTTGAAGCAGGGATCGTGTTAACGCATGATTCTGCTAAAATACAGAAAAAATATCAGCGTTTTGTAAATGCAGatactaaaaataaaaaatcttatTGTAAATTCTGATAGGCTACAAATTATGAATGTAATAGGGCTAATTTTGTGCTTCGGTTGCACTTCTCCACTCGGATGAAATATCTTTGCTCTCCTCATTGGATCACTAGTGATGGGCATTCCGAATCTTTTCTGTGAACCAGCTCATTTGGGTCCgttcacttaaaaaaaaaaaatgtttttttaaaagttgGCTTATTTGGTTCAAAATCCTTACAAAATGACTTAGAACCATGATTTGCAGAACCACCTAGAACCCATCTCCAATACAAATGCCCCAAAAGTAGGCTCCCATTGTGTCCGACGAAATCCATTTTTACCTGGGCAAATTATTAGATCACCTGCTTTCTTTACCGCGTTGTAAAACTGAGCGTGAACCAGAATGTATGCTCTCTCCCCACTAATTATTGTTTCTGCAGTGCGGCTTCACCCTCTTAGAGAATCATTTTGTAACGTGTCTGCAGATAGTCGTTGTTTTCATCTTTAAAAAGCAGTAGTAGCAATATGCAAATCAGGGAGCCAAATGAACGATTCTTTCACCGATGCGTTTCGGTTCCTGACGTTCACCATAAAGATCTGTTCAAAAAGAGCCGTTATTTCGCGAACGACCCATCAGGCAGCATTTTGACTGATGTGTAGGCTACTTTTCTACCGTGCGTTCCTCCTGGGTAGCTTTTCTCCTGTAGCAAATTAAAATGCAAGATTCAACCATCTTCAACCTTTatgaaatgtagctagctacattcttcttctttttttttatggtaaacattttgaaatatgATGGCCAAGCATCGATTTAGAAAAACATATCTTGCTTTTAACATTGTAAGCGAATTTACTTGTGTGGTTGCCAGCCAAATAgcgttgcacttctgttgtcattGATGAAAAGATTTTCTGCCAAATatgttgcactaatgtatttattttgtgtgAAGAAAAGGTATAGTTGCACTCCCCTACCtgctccccctcttcccctcctgctcccaccccccaatggacatttatcatTGTTACAGGTGTAAATATGTACACCTCAACACAGACaactcctcttccccctcaggagactgaaaagatttggcatgcaCCCTAAGATCCTGAAAAAGCACCATCAAGagtggctgcatcactgcttggtatggcaacggcttggcatctgaccacaaggtgatacagagggtagtgcgtacggcgcaacactggggccgaactccctgccatctaggacctctatatcaggcggtgtcagaggaaggccctaaaaattgtcaaagtctccagccacccaagtcaaagactgttctctctgctgccacacggcaagtggtaccggagtcagggaccaaaaggcacctgaaaaGTTTCCGACctcaagactgctgaacagttgatcaaatggccacccggacaatttacattgaccccctttaTTATTTATTAAATAATAACTgtttgttattgtgttatttcctttttttaaattgagtAAATATTTGTCTTTTTAACTTTGCGTTGTTGGGAATggactcgtaagtaagcatttcactgtaaagtctacacctgttgtattcaatgCATGTGACcaatgcattttattttattttgatctATTATAAttcatattgtatttttttttattattgctTCAATCACTTCGCTTTttgacctgcactgttggagctcggagtTTAAGGATTTCACTGTATCCTGCTATTAAATCTGCGACCCTGTTCGTGTGATGACTAAACTCATCTAGTCTAATAAACAATGGTGTCTGGTGTACTGTAGTAAACTCTGTTGTAGGCTAATCATGGAAGGTTGGACATACAACAGCCCTGGCAGCCACTGTCGTCACAAGGCCTTGTGTCAAAACCACTCCCCTGTCATTATTTCTTTGGTGAGAACATTGACATAAAAAGTATTGGGAAGCAAACTTAAATTTAATGAAAGAAATGTGCATTTATAGTGTTGATTTCAACACCTACTGCATAGTCAGTGCAA encodes the following:
- the LOC110510189 gene encoding steroid receptor RNA activator 1 — its product is MEAEDLYIKPGNQERGWNDPPQFSYGLQTAAQGAPKRTPLNKRVPPPQLTGSPSPVPGTSPTSTVPMTPPTNPLAPPPCSMNTPPRPCQVAAPPVGGVMMMATSPPPCHVVAHTESASDQSESEPDVDDVVTLLNWALTACRHTVKKQVCDDVAKRLKLFEDMWRSGKLSLPVRRRMNGLVQELKSWNWDAADEVHRALMVDHVNEVSQWMVGVKRLIAETRNLNSDLLHRQEVDRSLDTSSTANSN